The DNA segment CCCTTTGGTTGGCGAGGCAGAATACAATAGAGGACGGGTATCTAAACCGCCACGATTGGTAAAACCCCGTTGTAGATATTGTCCGGCGAAATTGATAAAGCCTCTGTCGTTCTTAAACGCCCATCCTTTACTGAAGTCCACCTGAAAAGTACGGCCATCATTAAATTCACGACCTAAAGCTTTGGTGTCAGATTGTCCAAAGGAAGTAGAGAAGCTATAGGGGGTAATTTTTTTAAGGACCACATTGATGACCCCGGCGATGGCATCAGAACCATACTGTGCAGCCGCACCGTCACGTAAAACCTCGATGCGCTCAATGGCGGCAACGGGGATGGAGTTCATGTCTGTACCTACCGTACCACGGCCGAAAGTACCGTTAATGTTAACCAGGGCCGTGGTATGTCTGCGCTTGCCATTGACCAATACCAGAACCTGATCCGGACCAAGGCCGCGTAAAGAAGCCGGGTCAATATGATCGGTTCCATCTGCAACCGTTTGTCTGTTGGAGCTAAAAGACGGGGCCACATAGTTGAGGATCTGCGTAACATCTACCTGAGCAAAAGTGCGGACATCTTTACTGGTAATTAAATCTACGGGAACTAAACTTTGAATATTCGTTCTCGGAACAGAAGACCTCGAGCCGACTACAATCACGTCCAGCAATAATTGTCTGGCATCCCGAAGTGTGAAATCCTGAGTTTTTACCGTGTTGTCAATTTGGACTTCAGTCTCTGAAGTTTCATACCCGGTAAAGGAAACCTTGATCCTATAGGCTCCGGCTGCCGGAAATTTTAAGGCATACTGTCCGTTGCCATCTGTTGAGGTGCCGATTTTAGCGCCGATCACCTGAATGGTTGCCCCGGGAATCACGGAGCCGGTAGAATCGGTGACTTTTCCTTTTAAACCCTGAGCAAATAATTGCCCGGAGAACAGGAGAAAGAAAATCAGAAAAGTGGTGGTGTGTAAAATTTTTTTCATAGGGTTGTAGGTTTATATAGCAATATAACAAAAAAATTACACGAATATTCAAAGTACAGCTACCTGGACACAAAAATGTTTGGTAAAACAGCTTTTTATATTTATACGGTCGTTTTTTTACCGGATTTTCCTGAGGAGCTGTCCCTGGATTGCGCTTGCCCTGCGTTTTTATTCAATTGATTTACAGTAGACTAGTAATAGGGGGTTGATTGATCCTTCATTGGTCCAGTGGTCCTTTGAAAGCCCTTTTATTGGTTAATAGTCATCGTAGAAAAGGAAAGTGCAAATTAACCGCATATGAAACTTATTCCGTATATTGAGTAGAATAATTTTTATTAAAGAATTTAAAAACAAATAAATGGGAAAATTAGTAGGTGGTCCGTTCGGAATGCTCCATGGACGGGTCGGAAATCTGGTCGCTTATGTGCTCAATGGAGAGAACATCATGAGAAAGATCGGCAAGAGCAGTAAACCTTTAACACCGGCAAGGAGGGCGAATTGTGAAAAAATGACCGTGGTGAATGGTTTTTTACAACCGGCACTTCCTTTTATCCAGCTGGGCTTTCGGTTCGAAGCAGCCGGAACCAATAGAAATGCCTATAATGAGGCTGTTTCTTATAACAAAATGAATGCCCTTCAGGGAGCCTATCCAGACATCAGTATAGATTACAGTAAAGTACTGCTGAGTAAAGGGGAACTTCCTGCTGCGAAACAAGTTCAGATTGAAAAAACGGAACATGGAATCGCATTTACATGGGATACCTCGGATATTTCCAGTCAGCGCAGGCATGACCGTACAATGTTACTGGTTTCTTTTCCTGAGCTGGGCCTGGTGAGTTATCATCCAAGTGGTTCAAAGCGCATCGAAGGAAAAGACCTGCTCTATTTTGATCAGGGCTATAAAGAGGAACATATGGAAGTCTATATTTCCTTTGTCAACGCCGAAGGAACCCAGGTTTCAGACAGCGTACATGCAGGGGCATTCGAAGCGGTTGCACAGGAACCCCAGGAAATTGAAACTGAAAATCAACAGCGTATCGAAAAGAAAACAGCTGTAGAAAGAAAAAGTACACCTACTTCTAAAGTATCTGAAAACAGAGAAGAACCCATAATTCCAACGCTAAAGATTAGACAGGAGCGGAACAGGCTTTGGTTTCTGGAAGCATTAAAGAACAGAACGGCCCCTTCCTGATTTTTCTTTTTTAACTTTTTATTTACACCAGGTTTTAACATCAAATTTGTCGAAATGAGGGCAGTTTGCAGCTTTCTCTTTAGAGAAGGACAGGTAAGGCTTTGCTCCTGATTTTTCCATCATCGTATAGTAGTTGTTTTCATCTTCTGCGTAAAGCCAGTATTCTCCGGAGCCCCCGTTCATTTGGGTGACCCTGAACCTGATCATGGAGCTTTCTTCCGGAATGAGATAACCTCGCCCTGTGGCAACTGACCAGAGGTTGGCGAAGGTATTGGTATTCATCAGAAAGAGACCGAACAGGAAGACCAGGCAAAGCGCAATCCGTACTTTATTTTTCAATGAGCTGTCTTTAGCGATCATCAGGCAGACCCTTCCTTTTTCCAGGTTTTCAATTCTTCGGAGATGAAATAGTTGACCAGATCACGGAACATCTTTTCTACGGCATCAGGAGAAAGTCCTTCTTTTATCGCCCATTCCCTTCTTTTTTCCAACATGCTTTTAAACCTTTCCGGTGCTTTTACCGAGTTTTCATCCTTTTTAAATTTGGCGGCGGCCTGCACATATTTAAAACGTTGGCCTATCAGGCTGATCACCTGTTTGTCGAGTTGATCAATCTCCTCGCGGATTTCTTCCATGTTTTCACATGCTGCTGCGTTCTTCATAAGCACAAAGATAAGATCTCATTTGGTCTTATTTTAATAGTTAAATGTCTGATCCTACCCCTCGCTGATTCAGGCCGACCGTACTTTTGTATCATAAATAATTGAAACAAAATATGTTGTCACTAAGAAAGTATATCGTCGTAAAAGGAAACCCAATTTTATTTCCATCTGAGCTCATCCATGCAGAGGTGGCAGGAAAACACAACGAAGTAGACAGTGCCGGTTTTTTTGTAGTAGTTAAAGAAAAAGGACGGAAGCGGGTGATTTGCATTGGGGAGAGTACCTCCTTATCAATTTCAAGTAAACCGGAAACCGATCAGAAATTGATCGCAAGCTATCTCGGCCTGGAGTAATCTCTACATATATGAAGAATTAAACACAACACATAACTGATATATACAAACAATTAAATAATTTAAAAAAAGAACATCATGAAAATCAAATTTTTAGCAACACTAGTAGTTATCGCAGCCGCATTTACCGCATGTAAAAAAGACAATGATCAAAATCCGGGAGATGGAGCAACACTTCCAAAAGGACAATACAGATTAATTGAAATGCATGAGCTTAATGCTCAGGGAAAGGATTCAGCAACAGTTGAATTTCCGGTAAGCGGCCTTAGTCTTACGTTTGATCAGGCAACACGAACTGCAAACCTAACTGGTAAGCCAGAGACTGTTCAATTGACCGGAAGTTATACGGTAAGGAGCAACAATACTTTGAAAGATGCAAAAATCTCTACCTCTAAAATTGCTCCTGCTGAGAACGATATGAAGGTTGTTCAGTTTTTAGAACTTGGACAACAGTTTGAAACCAAAGGTGGAACTGTAATTATCCATACCAAAGATAAAGGCTACCTGGTCTTCAGTATGCAAAAATAACCTATAGGAGTTTCTTTATCAATTAGTAGAGAGGGATTGCGGGCGTGCTATTTTGCATGCCTGCTTTTTCTGTATCCACTTTTATCAGCACTTCTGCCGGTAACAAGCCGAACATCTTTTTATAGACTTTAGCAAAATAATTCGGACTGCTGTATCCGAGTTCATAAGCAATCTCCTGAACGCTGTTAAAGTCGCCGCTTTGTAACAGCTTTTGCGCCAGCAGCAGTTTCTCATTTAAGAAAAAGTTGTTTGGGCTTTCCTTCAGCATTTTCTTAAACAGTATTTTATATTTAGAAACTGACATTCCCGCTAAATCTGCCATTTTCTGCAATCCCGGAAATTCATCGAGCAGGTGATCCAACAGGTATTGAGATGTTTTGAGTACATTATCGATGTCCTGCTGGGAGAGTTTATTGATGATCGGTTCAAAACGACTGACCCGATCCACAAGATATCCCAGAAGATACAGGGCCGCACTTTTTAGCTTTAGTTCGAAAGATGGATTGGTAAAAGGCTGCTCTTTCAGGTTATTTAAAAGGACTTTACTTCTGCTATCGATATGACTATAAAAGAAGAGCGTGTTTTTAGTCTCGTCAAACAATTGATTGTTAACAGAAAGGTCCCTCGTTGAGGCACCCAATTCTCTCAAATAGCTTTTTTCTATGAACAACCTTAAACTATAAGAGCGCTCCCCAACCGGAGGCATGATCGTTCCCTTTGAATTGGCATCCATGAAACTCATGCCTAACTTCGAATGGTATCCGGCTTTATGAATGCTATCCTCTACAATATGGGTGGTAATCTCATCGCCGATATCAAAATAGACCATGTAATAGTGGTGATCGGTTGGAATTCTGGTCATGGCTACAGGAACATGAAAGGTCATGTCCAGCAGCAGTACCGATAAGCCTGGCAATACTTCCAGAAAGATGGAGCCTCCCGATGCGATTCCCTCTGGCATGATCATGATCTTATTGTCGACCAGGCTTGCACCGAATTTGTCAACGATCTGTTGCTGCCATTCCGGGCCCAGCGTATAGTGGTAGAAAAACTCGGTTCTTTCGGTTGTCATGGTTATAATTGGCTCAGGTACTCCTTTGGAGGAACACCGTAGGCATTTTTAAATTGTTCAATGAAGTGTGAAGCACCGAAAAAATTAAACCGGTCTGCGATTTCTGCAATGGTATAATTGCCCGTTTCCAGTACCTCCTTCGCAAAGGAAAGCTTGTTGCTCAGGAAAAAGGCATTGGGACTTACACCAGTCATTTTTTTGAAGAGCTTTTTATACTTCGTTTCTGACATCATTGCTTTCGAAGAAAGCCCGGCAATCCCGGGAAAAGCGTTTTCAATATTTTCGATTAAAAAAGCCTGAGAACTCATGATGTTGACTACATCTTCTGCGATTACCTGTTCGATAATGATTTCCTGATTGATGAGCTGGTCCATATAATCCCCAATTAAACCATAGACTGTTCCTGTGACAAATACATCGTATAAAGGGCCTTCGGGTGATACTTTTCGCAATTCATTCATGAGCCACCAGGCCTGATTGCTCATCCGGTCAAAACGTACAATGGTATTGAGCTTAGGGTTAAATATGGATTCTACAATTTGCCTGTATTCGGGGATACTAGAGATGTATTGCTTTAAGGCGGTTTTTTTGATAAAAATGGCAATCATATACGTGGTGCATTCCGCTTTGACCTGGAAATCGCCCTGCATATCTGCGTCAAAGATAGCCAGGTTATAGCCCCATCGTCCTGCAGTTCTGGATACCTCATCAAGGATATGGATGGAATCTCCTTCGGTAAGGTTGAAATAGATGCCTACAAAATCACTTTTGGTATTTCTTAATTTAAAGACAACATCCTGCCGATAGTTTACATCAATAATAAAGGCTGTTAAAGATTCATTGATAGGGAGGATATAGCGGTTTCCCTGACGGACCTCATCAGGAATGATGATGCGGTTCCCTTCCACATGGCCACCCAGCTGAGCAGCTAAACCTGCCACCCAATCCAATTCTACCCCATATTGATGAATAACTTCCTTCATTAAATTAACCTTTGGATAAATATAGGAATATGTTTTTCTGAATAATGTATGTTTGTCGAATATAGAAACCAATGAAAATAAAATTTAATATGACTATAGAAGCTGCTATTGAAGAAATAAAAATGTTCTGGAAGGATGAAGAGGAGTTACCTTTCGGGTTATCAGATCATGCTGAACATATTGAAAGACTGGAAAAAGAGTTTGGCCGGGCATTGCCGGAAGACTTAAAAAAATACATCAGCAGCTTTGCACCTGCAGAGGACTTTTATTTCCTTACTGCCGGAAATCCAATAGTCGTATATGGTATTGATCATCTAAAATATATTCAGGACGGATACAATTACGATGCATCGGCAAAATCAGAACTGGAAGATTGGGATAAAGGTCATTTCATCTTTGCCGATGAAGGGGCAGACCCCATCCTTGTGAACATGGATGAACCGGAACATGGTATTTTAAGATTGGAACATGGAGCCGGAAATTGGGATTATGGAGATGTAGTCGCAGACAATTTTGCACAATTTTTACTTTGTAGCGCAGCATTACATCATGCCCTGAGCAATTTCGAGGAGGAAAGTATCGTTGATGATGATAAGGGATTCTGTTTGGCGAAGGGGGCTGCAAAATGGTATTTCCCAAAAATGAAGACATGGGCAGGCGACCATTACGAAATCTGGTGTGGTGTGTTCGACAATAACTAAAATTGACCATTCATGATCTTATTGACAATACTTTTGAAGTATATAAACCCTAATCGGAAATAACCGCTAATTACAGGCACGTTTATTGAATCACTAATTATTCAGTTATTTCTTATGCAACGACTTCCAGTAAAAACAAGTTTATTTTTCTTGTTGCTATTCCCCTGTGGTTTATATGCCCAGAATGTGAGCAACATCGCTACGCAACAAACGGTTGAAACCGATACCTCCGCTCAGAAAGATCTGATCGATGTGGCCAAGTCATTGTTTAAGATCAAACCGAAAAAAATCAAGGAGGAACGGGGTAAAAAGATATATTTCTCTATACTTCCGGTGAGTAGTACTGTGCCGGGAGGTAGTGGTCGCGCATTGGTTACCAGTACAACTGCAGCCATGTATCTTGGACCGAGAAAGACGACAAACCTGTCTTCTGTCACCTTTACGCCTTACTGGAATTTGGGAAACCGCTTTGGTTTACCCTTGCGCAGCACCATGTGGCTTCCTGATAATAAATGGGTAATCCAGGGGGATACGCGTTTTCTGGTGTACCCGCAATATACCTGGGGACTGGGCAGTAAAGCCCTAAATCCAGCGCCTACCTTAGTAGATTACAAGTACATTCGTTTTTACCAAAGTGCATTGAAACGAATCAAACCCTATTTCTTTGCAGGATTGGGTTATAATCTTGATTACCGTTTTAACATAAAAACTGAAGATCCGAATGTGGACCTGAAGCAGTATACGAACTATGAATACGGGACTGGTAGTAATTCTTTTTCGTCCGGGATCACCTTCAATTTGCTGTACGATACGAGGAGCAACTCCATCAATCCACTCCCAGGTATGTATGGCAACCTGGTCTATCGGGTGAATCCGAAATTTTTAGGCAGTAATGATTCATGGAGCTCGTTGTACCTGGATGTGAGGAAATATATTTCCATGAATCCATCCAAACCTGATCAGCAGAATACACTGGCTTTCTGGACTTACCTCTGGGCGACATTGGGAAATAAAACGCCTTATCTTGATTTACCTAGTATCGGTTGGGATCCCGCTAACCGCTCAGGCAGGGGGATTGACCAGAATCGTTACCGTGGGAGATCCTTGTTTTATGCAGAAAGCGAATACCGAAGAGACATTACCAATAATGGTTTGCTGGGCTTTGTGGTATTTGCAAATGTCAATACGGTTAGTGGTTCTGGGGATATGTTTAGTTCCTGGAAACCCGCTGTCGGTACCGGACTTCGGGTGAAATTCAATAAGAGCTCTAATACTAATATTGGTGTTGACTATGGAACGAGCAAAGGCTATAATAGTTTTAGCTTTAGTCTTGGGGAAACTTTCTAAGCGGTTGTTTTTACGGTTGACTCAGGAGGAGACCTCATAAAAAAAACCTGTTTTGAATTTCAAAACAGGTTTTTTTTATATGGAATTGATTCTTAATATCCCGGATTTTGAGTATAGTTAGGGTTTGCCATCTGATTGGCAGGGATCGGGAAGAGCAGGTACTTCGGATCATCACTTGGTTTTTCCTGCCATGGCGTTAAAAACTTACCAAAGCGGATCAGATCCTGTCTTCTTACACCTTCCCAGAAGAACTCACGGCCACGTTCGTCCAGCAACTGATCCAGCGATACACTTCCCCAGGGTGAAGCTCCACGGGTTGTCCTTACCTGGTTGACTAATGGTAGGGCCAGTGCAGCTTGTCCGCTTCTTAATAAAGCCTCCGCTTTCATCAGCAACACATCTGAATAGCGGTAAAATACCCAGTCATTGTCAGGAAATCCTGAAGAACTGTTTTTGTAATCAATTGGATATTTGATCACACGAATTCCGGCATTTTCCAGTCTTTTCTGATCACGTTCGATGATGTTCACATCAGGGGTAAAGATTAAGTTTTCTCCCAAACGATTTTTAATCAGTACGCCATCT comes from the Pedobacter sp. FW305-3-2-15-E-R2A2 genome and includes:
- a CDS encoding DUF6266 family protein, whose product is MGKLVGGPFGMLHGRVGNLVAYVLNGENIMRKIGKSSKPLTPARRANCEKMTVVNGFLQPALPFIQLGFRFEAAGTNRNAYNEAVSYNKMNALQGAYPDISIDYSKVLLSKGELPAAKQVQIEKTEHGIAFTWDTSDISSQRRHDRTMLLVSFPELGLVSYHPSGSKRIEGKDLLYFDQGYKEEHMEVYISFVNAEGTQVSDSVHAGAFEAVAQEPQEIETENQQRIEKKTAVERKSTPTSKVSENREEPIIPTLKIRQERNRLWFLEALKNRTAPS
- a CDS encoding isochorismate lyase, whose amino-acid sequence is MKNAAACENMEEIREEIDQLDKQVISLIGQRFKYVQAAAKFKKDENSVKAPERFKSMLEKRREWAIKEGLSPDAVEKMFRDLVNYFISEELKTWKKEGSA
- a CDS encoding AraC family transcriptional regulator; amino-acid sequence: MTTERTEFFYHYTLGPEWQQQIVDKFGASLVDNKIMIMPEGIASGGSIFLEVLPGLSVLLLDMTFHVPVAMTRIPTDHHYYMVYFDIGDEITTHIVEDSIHKAGYHSKLGMSFMDANSKGTIMPPVGERSYSLRLFIEKSYLRELGASTRDLSVNNQLFDETKNTLFFYSHIDSRSKVLLNNLKEQPFTNPSFELKLKSAALYLLGYLVDRVSRFEPIINKLSQQDIDNVLKTSQYLLDHLLDEFPGLQKMADLAGMSVSKYKILFKKMLKESPNNFFLNEKLLLAQKLLQSGDFNSVQEIAYELGYSSPNYFAKVYKKMFGLLPAEVLIKVDTEKAGMQNSTPAIPLY
- a CDS encoding AraC family transcriptional regulator, whose amino-acid sequence is MKEVIHQYGVELDWVAGLAAQLGGHVEGNRIIIPDEVRQGNRYILPINESLTAFIIDVNYRQDVVFKLRNTKSDFVGIYFNLTEGDSIHILDEVSRTAGRWGYNLAIFDADMQGDFQVKAECTTYMIAIFIKKTALKQYISSIPEYRQIVESIFNPKLNTIVRFDRMSNQAWWLMNELRKVSPEGPLYDVFVTGTVYGLIGDYMDQLINQEIIIEQVIAEDVVNIMSSQAFLIENIENAFPGIAGLSSKAMMSETKYKKLFKKMTGVSPNAFFLSNKLSFAKEVLETGNYTIAEIADRFNFFGASHFIEQFKNAYGVPPKEYLSQL
- a CDS encoding SMI1/KNR4 family protein; translation: MTIEAAIEEIKMFWKDEEELPFGLSDHAEHIERLEKEFGRALPEDLKKYISSFAPAEDFYFLTAGNPIVVYGIDHLKYIQDGYNYDASAKSELEDWDKGHFIFADEGADPILVNMDEPEHGILRLEHGAGNWDYGDVVADNFAQFLLCSAALHHALSNFEEESIVDDDKGFCLAKGAAKWYFPKMKTWAGDHYEIWCGVFDNN
- a CDS encoding BamA/TamA family outer membrane protein codes for the protein MQRLPVKTSLFFLLLFPCGLYAQNVSNIATQQTVETDTSAQKDLIDVAKSLFKIKPKKIKEERGKKIYFSILPVSSTVPGGSGRALVTSTTAAMYLGPRKTTNLSSVTFTPYWNLGNRFGLPLRSTMWLPDNKWVIQGDTRFLVYPQYTWGLGSKALNPAPTLVDYKYIRFYQSALKRIKPYFFAGLGYNLDYRFNIKTEDPNVDLKQYTNYEYGTGSNSFSSGITFNLLYDTRSNSINPLPGMYGNLVYRVNPKFLGSNDSWSSLYLDVRKYISMNPSKPDQQNTLAFWTYLWATLGNKTPYLDLPSIGWDPANRSGRGIDQNRYRGRSLFYAESEYRRDITNNGLLGFVVFANVNTVSGSGDMFSSWKPAVGTGLRVKFNKSSNTNIGVDYGTSKGYNSFSFSLGETF